GCTATGGTCACACCGAAATGCAGACCCACTATTGTTGTCAGCGTTGCACAAAGCAGCTCAATCAGAGGATAGCGCGGGCTGATAGAAGTTTTGCAGGCTTTACAACGCCCGCGTAAAACTAAATAACTAATAACGGGAATATTCTCTAAAGCGCTGATGGCATGGCCGCAGCCGGGGCAGGCTGAACGTGGAATAATCAAATTATAGGTGGGCACTTTTGGCATTGGAGCATCGACAGGCGCGTCGATCAGCTGACACTGTTGCCTGAATTCTTGCTCCATTATTTTTGGAATGCGGTGAATCACTACATTCAGAAAACTGCCAACTAATAAGCCAAGTACAAATAAAAAACCACCAAATACAGCCGGGCTGTCTAAAAACAACTCAATCATTAACCGACAACCTCGCCCATTTTGAAAATTGGTAAGTACATGGCTACAACTAAACCACCGATCAGTGTACCTAAGACCACCATGATGATGGGCTCCATTAAGCTGGATAAGGCTTCTACGGCGTTATCCACTTCTTCTTCGTAATAATCCGCAACTTTACTCAGCATGGAGTCCAGCGCACCGGATTCTTCACCAATTGCAACCATTTGCATCACCATATTGGGGAACATATTGGTGCTTTGCATTGATAAAGTCAGGCTGGTCCCTGTGCTCACTTCGGTTTGGATTTTTTTTGTAGCAAGCTTATAGAGGTAATTCCCTGCTGCGCCACCAACAGAATCCAGTGAGTCTACTAAAGGCACACCCGCTGCAAACATGGTGGAGAGGGTGCGGCACCAGCGTGCAATAGTCGCATCCAGCATGATTTTTCCAATAATCGGCACTTTGAGCAGTAAACGATCCATCACGATTTGAATCGCTTCTGATTTTTTCCAAGCTTTTAAAAAGCCCCAGATCCCGCCGAATATCCCGCCAAATATGAGCCACCAATATGTAACGAAGACATCAGAGATTGCCATGACCACTAAGGTGGGCGTTGGTAAGTTGGCGCCAAAGCTCGAAAATAACTCTTTAAACGCGGGAATTACAAAAATCATAATTACTGCAGTAATCACAAAAGCCGCAACGATAACGGCGGTTGGATAAAACAGCGCAGATTTAATTTTCTTTTTAACGCCCAGCGTTTTCTCTTTGTAGGTAGCAAGCCTTGCCAGCAGGGCATCTAAAATACCTGCTTGCTCACCCGCCTGAATCAGATTGCAATAAAGTGCATCAAATTCATTAGGGTGTTTTCGGAATGCCTGTGTCAGTGATGAGCCGGTTTCAATATCATTTTTGATATCCATCAGCAGCTTGGTCACAGATGGATTGCTATGGCCCTTGGCCACAATATCAAATGAAGTGAGCAGCGGCACGCCAGATTTAAGCATGGTGGCCAGTTGCCGGGTAAACATGGTGATGTCTTCCTCGGTAATCTTTTTGCCTGTTCCCATCCTTTGTTTTTTGACTTTTAAGACATTGATGCCCTGGCGGCGAAGCGTGTTTTTAACCACGTGCTCACCACTTGCCCGTACTTCGCCTTTGACAATCTTGCCACTGCGATCTTTTCCTTCCCAGATAAAAGTAAATTCTTTTACTTTTAGTGTTTTGGGTGCTAGCGCCATGACGCCCCTCTTTGGATATTATTCATTGGTTACCGCCATGACTTCTTCTAATGAGGTCAGGCCTTGTTTTACTTTACGCAAGCCAGAACCCCGTAAATCACGAACGCCGTCACGCTTAGCCTGGTCAGCAATATCAATCGCATTGCCATTGGTCATGATGATGCGATTCATTGCATCAGTAATGGGCATGACCTGATAAATGCCAACGCGGCCTTTATAGCCTGAACCCTTGCAAATATCGCAGCCTACGGGCTTATAAGGGGTCCAGGTCCCATCAAGTTCTTCTTCTTCAAAGCCTGCGTCGAGCAGGGCTTGATGTGGAATATCAATGGGCGTTTTGCAACTGCACAGTTTTCTAGCAAGCCGCTGTGCGGTAATTAAAATCACTGACGATGCAATATTAAATGGGGCAATCCCCATATTCAGCATCCGTGTCAGCGTGGTGGGCGCATCGTTTGTGTGCAGAGTAGAAAACACCATATGCCCCGTTTGCGCGGCTTTAATCGAGATATCGGCAGTGCCTAAATCCCGGATTTCCCCCACCATGATGATGTCTGGATCTTGGCGCAAGAAGGCTTTCAGGGCGACAGCAAAAGTCAGGCCGGATTTTTCATTCACGTTCACCTGATTTACGCCAGGTAAGTTAATTTCACATGGATCTTCGGCCGTGGAAATATTGATTCCTGGCTGATTTAAAATATTTAAGCAGGTATAGAGCGAAACGGTCTTTCCTGAACCGGTTGGGCCAGTTACCAAAATCATGCCGTAGGGCCGCTGGATCGCTTCCAGCAGGATTTCTTTCTGATCCGGATCGTAACCTAGAGCATCAATACCCAAGGTGGCAGAGGAGGGATCCAGAATCCGCATACAAATCTTTTCACCGTGCATGGTGGGCATGGTGGATACCCGGAAATCGATGGCCCGGCTTTTTGAAAGCACCAGCTTCATCCGGCCATCTTGTGGCACGCGTTTTTCAGAGATATCCAGTTTTGAGATAACTTTAATACGCGAAGCAAGTTTGTCTTTAATTGCCAGCGGAGGTTGAGCTACTTCACGCAACACACCATCCAAGCGGTAGCGAATGCGGAAGAATTTCTCGTAAGGCTCAAAGTGGATATCCGAAACCCCTGCATTAATGGCATCCAGCAGAATCTTTTGCAGGTATTTAACGATGGGGGCATCGTCAACTTCCAGCGCTGCAGCCTCGTTTTGAGTGGTGTCTTCTTCGCCGCCACCCATTTCCAAATCGACATCATCCAGCGCCATATTGCTTAGATTGGCCCCGGTAGACTCGATGAGTTTATCCAGCAGACTAACGAGTTTACTGTCTTCCACCACCAGTGGCTGTACTTGCAGGCCGGTTTGAAAGCGCACTTCTTCCAACGCTTGCAGATTGGTGATATCCGATAGACCGATAAACAATTTGGTGCCGCGCTTAAAGAGCGGCACGATGCGTTGAATCTGCATCACTTTATTGTCCAGCACGCCTTGGGGGATGTAGCTTGGATCAATATGGTCCAGATCAAGAAGAGGATAGCCAAACGCCTGAGATGAAAATTCAGCAACATCTCTCGCGGTCATTTTGTGACTGCGTATCAGTTGCTCAATAAACGGCGTTTTACTGCTGTTCGCTGTAGATTGCAGCGCTTCAGCGTCCGCTTCAATTAATCTGCCATGCTGAACAAGCAGGCGGGCGAGACCAGATACAGGTGAGTTAGGTGCTGACATGGTCTTCAATATGTAATCGAAAAGAGGAGAAACTGTCGGTATTGCCTTACGTTTTTAGTTTAGCAAATACCTTTTAATCTTGCGCTTTCTTTCCCTTTAAAACCTTGATAGATCAAGAACATAATTAAGTATCTTGGGCATAAAGGCGAATAACGCGAATACTTCGGTCCTGTGTTTGAACAATTTCAATTCGCTGCCCTGCTAAAACAAGGCAAGTGCCCGCATCAGGGATATCTTCAAAGTGTTCAAGTATGAGTCCATTTAATGTTTTAGGCCCATCTACAGGAAATGCCAGACGTAATTTTCTATTGAGCTCCCGAAGGCTGGATGCGCCATCGAGTAGTACACTGCCATCGGGTTGCCTTAATGCTTTGCCCTGCGCTGGAGCATTGGTAGTGAATTCTCCAACAACTTGCTCCAAAATATCTTCCAAGGTAACAAGACCTTGCATTTCTCCGTATTCATCCACGACAACGGCCATTCTGCGTTTATTTTCTTGAAAATTTTGCAGTTGGGTAAATAACGGCGTGCTGGATGGAATAAAGTAAGGCGGCCGCATCATTTCACTCAGTCTTGCCTGGTCTATTTCGTTCTCTTTTAAGGATAAAATTTTTCGAATATGCAAAATTCCCGTGATGTTGTCCGGGTTACTTGAGTAAACGGGTAGACGGGTATGGTGGCAGGTGAAGATTTGTTTACGAATCTCATCCGTTGGTGCGTCTAAATCAATGCTCTCAATTTGATGGCGGGGAGTCATTACATCGTCTACCGTAATGCTCGCCAGTTCAAATAAATTCAGAAGAATTGTATGATGTTTTTTTTCCATATAACGCCCTGATTCTAATACTAATAGGCGTAATTCTTCAGGTGAAAGGGCGTGCTGATTGTTCTGGTTTTTTTTTAGGCGTAAAACTTTAATCAGTGCACTGACAAACAGGTTGACCAGCCAGACTGCCGGATAAAAAATACGCAGCAGGATAAGTAAGGGATAAGAGGCTGCATAGGCAAAAGATTCTGCATAGTTGGCGGCTAATACTTTGGGCGTTGCTTCAGAAAAAATAAGAATTGCAAACGCGACCAGTAAAGTGGCCGTACCTAGTGCGAAGTCATTTCCGGCAAATAGCTTGCTTGCAATTAGTGTAGAAAGTGTCGCTGATGCAGTGTTGATAAGCGTATTACCAATTAAAATAACGGAAAGTAGCTTATCGGTTTGGTTCAGCAGTTTTTGTGTTCGTGCAGCCGCTAAATGACCCTGGCGTGCTTTGCTGGCAATTTTATAGCGGTTTACCGCCATCATTGCTGTTTCCGCTGCAGAAAAGAATGCGGAAGTTGCTAAGCAGAAGGCAAGAGCAAGATATAGATAAGATAATGAAATTTGTTCCAATGTCGTTGCTATGTCCGTAATTTGTATGGCTTATGTCGTATTTTTTAAAAGACCTAAAAAGGGCGATGTAACAGCGCCTCGAGAACAAAACGGCTCCCTATATAGCCCAGAAAAAGCAGAGCAAAGCCAAAAAGTGTCCAGTTGGCCGCAAAACGCCCACGCCAGCCATTTTTCCAACGCCCCAGAAGTAAAGTGCCAAAAACCAGCCAAGCTGCAATGGAAAGGATAATCTTGTGTGAAAATACTAAGCCGTGTCCGAATACTTGTTCCGCAAAAAAGATTCCGGAAAGCAGTGCTAATGTCAGTAAAATAAAACCTAGGCCAACACATGCAAACATGAGTCGCTCGAGAGTCATTAGCGGCGGTAGTGTCCGAATGAGAGAGCCTGCCTGAGCTTTGTGTAATGTTCTATCAGCAAAACGCATTAGAATGGCAACACCAGCAGCATTCAGTAGCATTCCATGGGCAAACATGGCCAGTAAAAAGTGGCCTCGCGACAGCAGGCTGAGGGGGTAAGTAATTGAATGCCCTATCGGCAATAGTTGGGAAATAAATAAAAATATTGCCGCTATACCCAGCATGGGGGGTTGCAGACCATCCATTTTCCAGAACAGCTGGCCACACAGGTAAATGCACAGGGTGGAAAATGCACTCAATGAGAGTGCCTCCGCCGCACCAAAATGCAGATTACTTGACCAGAGTAAAGGTGGGAAAAGTGCCAGGGCGTGTAAAACCAAGCCTGAGACTAACAAAGTCAGCTCAAGTGCAGGGCTAAGCAGCCGTTTGGGGCGTGATGAGGCAAGCCGGCTGCGGCAAAAATGCCAGCCTAATAGCAGATAAATGGTTAAAGCCAGCAGTGCGAAATAAGTTGCTGGGCTAACTTCAGGTAAAATGGTCATCATATAAGTCTATCAGAGCGAGGTCCCTCTTGGGGCTGTCGCCAAGCAAAGGATACGCATGTTTGAAAATCTTTCTAGTCGTCTTTCTGGTGTAGTCAAAAACCTGCGGGGTCAGTCTCGCCTGACTGAGGATAATATTCAAGACGCAATGCGTGAAGTACGCATGGCTTTGCTTGAGGCTGATGTGGCTTTGCCTGTCGTTAAGCAGTTTATTAATGACGTGAAAATTCGCGCTCAGGGGCAAGAAGTTATTGGTAGTCTTACACCGGGTCAAGCAGTAATCGGTGTTGTACACGAAGAACTGACTAAGCTGATGGGGGCTCAAAATGATGCCCTGAACTTGGCTGCAGTTCCGCCTGCTGTGATTTTAATGGCTGGTTTGCAAGGTGCAGGTAAGACAACAACTTCGGGTAAATTAGCAAAACTTCTCAAAGAAACACAAAAGAAAAAAGTTTTATTGGTTTCAACAGACGTTTATCGCCCGGCTGCCATTGAGCAGCTGAAAATGCTGGCAGGACAATTAGAGGTGGAATGGTTCCCTTCTGATGTAGGGCAAAAGCCGGTCGAGATTGCGCTCGCAGCCCATGATTATGCAAAAAAGCATTTTCATGATGTGCTGATTGTTGATACCGCTGGCCGTTTGGCAATTGATGAGGCCTTGATGGCCGAAATTAAAGCGCTGCATGGGGCTGTAAATCCTGTTGAAACGCTGTTTGTGGTTGATGCCATGCAAGGGCAGGATGCGGTTAACACGGCTAAAGCATTTAATGAGGCGCTTCCCTTAACAGGGGTAATCCTTACCAAAATGGACGGCGATTCACGTGGTGGTGCGGCATTATCGGTGCGGCATATTACGGGTAAGCCAATTAAATTTTTAGGCACAGGCGAGAAGCTGACAGGGCTGGAGCCATTCCATCCTGATCGCATGGCTGGCCGTATTTTGGGCATGGGCGATGTACTTTCTCTGATTGAAGACGTGCAAAACAGCGTCGATCAGGAAGAGGCGCTCAAAATGATGAAAAAAGTTAAATCCGGCAAAGGGTTTGACTTGGAAGATTTTAAAACGCAAATCCAACAAATGAAAAAAATGGGCGGTATGAGCGCGCTGATGGATAAGTTACCAGGGCAAGTAAGCCAGATGGCCAATAGTCAGGTAACAGATAAATCGGTGGCACGTATTGAAGGCATTATCAACTCAATGACACCCGAAGAGCGTCGTAAACCAGAGTTGTTAAAAGCCAGCCGAAAGCGCCGTATTGCTGCCGGGGCAGGTGTGCAGGTACAAGAAGTGAATCGTCTTTTGAAGCAGTTCGAAGAAACGCAAAAAATGATGAAGCAATTCTCCAAAGGCGGCATGGCTAAATTGATGCGTGGTATGAGTGGCATGAAGGGCATGCTGCCCGGTATGTGATTAAAAATGCGGGTGCATGGCTATTTTTAGCTTGCATTGCATCTGCTAGATTGCTTGCCCGCGTGGAGGGGAAGCTTTCGTTTTGCACTGATATTTTTAAAATATTCGAACCTGACCGGCAGCCGAATATCACGTTAAGCTTTACAACGTGATTGTTTTTGCTGTACTTTTGCCGGTTATTCTTGCGGGGTTTGGTGTTTTGTTTCATAATCGAACCCCTTTAAATTAATCTCCATTATTGGGTTTAATGCCATGGTTGTTATTCGTCTTTCCCGCGGCGGTGCTAAAAACCGTCCGTTTTACAACGTTGTTGTAACCGACTCCCGTAATCGTCGTGATGGTCGCTTTGTTGAGCGTCTTGGCTTTTACAACCCACTCGCCAAAGATGGTGAAGAAGGCGTGCGTCTAGCTATGGACCGCGTTAGCTACTGGGTAGGTGTTGGTGCACAAGCTTCTGACTCCGTTGCCAAGCTGCTGAAAAACTACAAGCCAGCTGCTGTTGCTGCTGCTTGATTCAAGCCGTGACTATGCAAAAACGGGCTTCGCTGCCGGTGCCTGATGATCTTTTGATCATGGGCTATGTAAGTGGGGCTTTTGGTGTACATGGCTGGATCAACTTGGTTGGTGATACTGAAGATGCCGATAGTCTTTTTGACTACGACACTTGGTGGATCGGCCGTGAT
This portion of the Iodobacter fluviatilis genome encodes:
- a CDS encoding type II secretion system F family protein; translation: MALAPKTLKVKEFTFIWEGKDRSGKIVKGEVRASGEHVVKNTLRRQGINVLKVKKQRMGTGKKITEEDITMFTRQLATMLKSGVPLLTSFDIVAKGHSNPSVTKLLMDIKNDIETGSSLTQAFRKHPNEFDALYCNLIQAGEQAGILDALLARLATYKEKTLGVKKKIKSALFYPTAVIVAAFVITAVIMIFVIPAFKELFSSFGANLPTPTLVVMAISDVFVTYWWLIFGGIFGGIWGFLKAWKKSEAIQIVMDRLLLKVPIIGKIMLDATIARWCRTLSTMFAAGVPLVDSLDSVGGAAGNYLYKLATKKIQTEVSTGTSLTLSMQSTNMFPNMVMQMVAIGEESGALDSMLSKVADYYEEEVDNAVEALSSLMEPIIMVVLGTLIGGLVVAMYLPIFKMGEVVG
- the pilB gene encoding type IV-A pilus assembly ATPase PilB; protein product: MSAPNSPVSGLARLLVQHGRLIEADAEALQSTANSSKTPFIEQLIRSHKMTARDVAEFSSQAFGYPLLDLDHIDPSYIPQGVLDNKVMQIQRIVPLFKRGTKLFIGLSDITNLQALEEVRFQTGLQVQPLVVEDSKLVSLLDKLIESTGANLSNMALDDVDLEMGGGEEDTTQNEAAALEVDDAPIVKYLQKILLDAINAGVSDIHFEPYEKFFRIRYRLDGVLREVAQPPLAIKDKLASRIKVISKLDISEKRVPQDGRMKLVLSKSRAIDFRVSTMPTMHGEKICMRILDPSSATLGIDALGYDPDQKEILLEAIQRPYGMILVTGPTGSGKTVSLYTCLNILNQPGINISTAEDPCEINLPGVNQVNVNEKSGLTFAVALKAFLRQDPDIIMVGEIRDLGTADISIKAAQTGHMVFSTLHTNDAPTTLTRMLNMGIAPFNIASSVILITAQRLARKLCSCKTPIDIPHQALLDAGFEEEELDGTWTPYKPVGCDICKGSGYKGRVGIYQVMPITDAMNRIIMTNGNAIDIADQAKRDGVRDLRGSGLRKVKQGLTSLEEVMAVTNE
- a CDS encoding HlyC/CorC family transporter, which gives rise to MEQISLSYLYLALAFCLATSAFFSAAETAMMAVNRYKIASKARQGHLAAARTQKLLNQTDKLLSVILIGNTLINTASATLSTLIASKLFAGNDFALGTATLLVAFAILIFSEATPKVLAANYAESFAYAASYPLLILLRIFYPAVWLVNLFVSALIKVLRLKKNQNNQHALSPEELRLLVLESGRYMEKKHHTILLNLFELASITVDDVMTPRHQIESIDLDAPTDEIRKQIFTCHHTRLPVYSSNPDNITGILHIRKILSLKENEIDQARLSEMMRPPYFIPSSTPLFTQLQNFQENKRRMAVVVDEYGEMQGLVTLEDILEQVVGEFTTNAPAQGKALRQPDGSVLLDGASSLRELNRKLRLAFPVDGPKTLNGLILEHFEDIPDAGTCLVLAGQRIEIVQTQDRSIRVIRLYAQDT
- a CDS encoding cytochrome C assembly family protein, with amino-acid sequence MMTILPEVSPATYFALLALTIYLLLGWHFCRSRLASSRPKRLLSPALELTLLVSGLVLHALALFPPLLWSSNLHFGAAEALSLSAFSTLCIYLCGQLFWKMDGLQPPMLGIAAIFLFISQLLPIGHSITYPLSLLSRGHFLLAMFAHGMLLNAAGVAILMRFADRTLHKAQAGSLIRTLPPLMTLERLMFACVGLGFILLTLALLSGIFFAEQVFGHGLVFSHKIILSIAAWLVFGTLLLGRWKNGWRGRFAANWTLFGFALLFLGYIGSRFVLEALLHRPF
- the ffh gene encoding signal recognition particle protein, which gives rise to MFENLSSRLSGVVKNLRGQSRLTEDNIQDAMREVRMALLEADVALPVVKQFINDVKIRAQGQEVIGSLTPGQAVIGVVHEELTKLMGAQNDALNLAAVPPAVILMAGLQGAGKTTTSGKLAKLLKETQKKKVLLVSTDVYRPAAIEQLKMLAGQLEVEWFPSDVGQKPVEIALAAHDYAKKHFHDVLIVDTAGRLAIDEALMAEIKALHGAVNPVETLFVVDAMQGQDAVNTAKAFNEALPLTGVILTKMDGDSRGGAALSVRHITGKPIKFLGTGEKLTGLEPFHPDRMAGRILGMGDVLSLIEDVQNSVDQEEALKMMKKVKSGKGFDLEDFKTQIQQMKKMGGMSALMDKLPGQVSQMANSQVTDKSVARIEGIINSMTPEERRKPELLKASRKRRIAAGAGVQVQEVNRLLKQFEETQKMMKQFSKGGMAKLMRGMSGMKGMLPGM
- the rpsP gene encoding 30S ribosomal protein S16 gives rise to the protein MVVIRLSRGGAKNRPFYNVVVTDSRNRRDGRFVERLGFYNPLAKDGEEGVRLAMDRVSYWVGVGAQASDSVAKLLKNYKPAAVAAA